AGTCGCGCTGCGTGATGGCGCGGTAGGTCTCGAAGCCGACTCCGGGCCAGTTGAAGACCGTCTCGGTGAGGATGGCGCCTGCCATCATGCCGCCGAAGTCGATGCCGATGTAGGTGACGACGGGGATGAGGGCGTTCTTGAGCGCGTGGTGCCAGATGACGTCCCTGCGGGAGAGGCCCTTCGCGCGCGCGGTCCTGATGTAGTCCTGGTTCATGACCTCGAGGAGCTGCGAGCGCATGATGCGCGCGGTGTATGCCGTGGAGACGGCCGCGAGCGTGATGGCGGGAAGGATGTAGTACACCCAGTCGTCGAACTCGGCCGCGGGGCCTCCCGCGCCGGAGATCGGGAGGTAGAACCCTCCGCCCGTCGAGTCTTTCAGGAAGATGCCGAAGAATAGCTGCAGCAGCATGCCGAGCCAGAACGCTGGCATCGCGACCATGATCGACGTTACGAGCGTCACGAGGATGTCCCAGAACGAGTATCTCTTCAAGGCCGAGACCATGCCCGCGCCGATGCCGACAACCGTCTCTATGATGATGGCCACTATCGAGAGCCTGATGGTGTACGGGTACTTTGCCGCGAGGATGGAGGCGACGGACTGGCCCTTGCGCTGGTACGACGTACCAAGGTCACCGTGGAGAAGGCCGTTGACGTACAGGCCGTAGCGCTTCCACAGCGGCGTGGGCACCGTGTTGCCCTTGCTGTCACGGATTGGCTTGCCGTTGGCGTCGGTCTCGACGAGGTGGTACGTGACGCGAAGGTTGAGCTCGGTCTGGGGATCGAGCTTCTTCTCGCCTGCCATGAGCTTGACCGGATCGCCTGGCACGATGTTCTCCAACGCGAAGAGAATGAGCGTCACACCCAGAAACACAGGTATGAACTGGAGAACTCGTTTGAGAATGTATTTCCCCATACTAGGAATCCCCTTGTTTTGTCCAACAGATGCATATTGAATCCCTCGGCGCAACCCCTCCCGACAAGATTCAAACAATAGTGAGTATAGCCATGTGATGATTCTTGAAATTCCAATGTGGAGACGCGTTATTCAAATGGTCATATTGCCGTAAAGCGGGTTTCGTAAAAAGTGGCGTGGGGCACCGGATTCCCGATGCCCCACGACGAATAGCTCAAGGCGCTACGACGTTAGGCCGGCACCCTGCTACGCAAGCTTGGCGTTCGCGAAGTCTGCCTTGCCCTGCGGGTCATAGTAGAGGCTTGCAAGCTTGTCGGACGCAACGTGGTTGTGCGAGTAGAACATGATGGGGATGACCGGGAGGTCCTTGGCGATCATCTGGTTGATCTCGCGGTACTTCTCCCTGCGCTCGTCGTCATCCGTGACCTGACGTGCTGCGTCGATTGCCTTGTCGACGTCGGCGTTTACGTACTTGGCGTAGTTGTTGTCAGCCGTGCTGTAGAAGTTGGGATAGATGAAGTTATCCATGGTGGGATAGTCTGCGATCCAGCCCAGACGACCAACCTGGTACTTGCCGTCGGAAAGCGCGGTCAGGTAGCTTGCCCACTCCATGGAGGACTGCTTCACCTTGAAGCCGACGGCCTCGAGGTTGTCCTGGATGACGGACATGATGTCCT
This sequence is a window from Parafannyhessea umbonata. Protein-coding genes within it:
- a CDS encoding ABC transporter permease, whose amino-acid sequence is MGKYILKRVLQFIPVFLGVTLILFALENIVPGDPVKLMAGEKKLDPQTELNLRVTYHLVETDANGKPIRDSKGNTVPTPLWKRYGLYVNGLLHGDLGTSYQRKGQSVASILAAKYPYTIRLSIVAIIIETVVGIGAGMVSALKRYSFWDILVTLVTSIMVAMPAFWLGMLLQLFFGIFLKDSTGGGFYLPISGAGGPAAEFDDWVYYILPAITLAAVSTAYTARIMRSQLLEVMNQDYIRTARAKGLSRRDVIWHHALKNALIPVVTYIGIDFGGMMAGAILTETVFNWPGVGFETYRAITQRDWPIVMGSVTVIVVVVMVINLIVDVSYAFLDPRIRYGAGKNE